One genomic window of Solanum stenotomum isolate F172 chromosome 9, ASM1918654v1, whole genome shotgun sequence includes the following:
- the LOC125877641 gene encoding protein DETOXIFICATION 16-like: MDIEERKEDLECPNLGIERKYDEIFVQVKKLLVLAGPLMLVNILLYSLQVISVMFVGHQGELALSGASMATSFAFVTGFGLLMGMGSALETLCGQSYGANQYHMLGIHMQRAMFVNLLASIPLACIWANAGRILVILRQDPEIAAEAGIYARFMIPSIFAYGLLECQIRFLQAQNNVVPMMLTAGGTALLHVFGCWILVLKSGLGSRGAALANATSYWINVFSLVAYIKISPSFKSTWTGFSTEAFSDIPRYLKLAVPSALMICLEIWSFEMMVLLSGLLPNPKLETSVLSISLNTSAMVHMLPQGLGGATSVRVSNELGAGRPKIARLVARTATILATTEGILVAIVMVSIRKVWGHCYSNEEEIVKYVGKMCFFLAGSHFLDAHQSIFSGIARGCGWQKIGAYVNLGAFYLWGIPIGIVLAFVYHVGGKGLWLGIILAISAQVVIYSVVILRTNWDEQAKKAAVRVTQEST, encoded by the exons ATGGATAttgaagaaaggaaagaagacCTTGAGTGTcccaatttaggaattgagagaaaatatgaTGAGATTTTTGTACAAGTGAAGAAGTTATTGGTATTGGCAGGGCCTTTGATGTTAGttaatattttgttatattCCTTACAAGTGATCTCTGTTATGTTTGTTGGTCATCAAGGAGAGTTAGCTCTTTCTGGTGCTTCAATGGCTACTTCCTTTGCCTTTGTTACCGGTTTCGGCTTGTTG ATGGGAATGGGAAGTGCATTGGAAACACTGTGTGGTCAATCATATGGTGCAAATCAATATCATATGCTTGGTATTCATATGCAAAGGGCAATGTTTGTTAATCTTTTGGCTAGCATACCACTTGCTTGTATTTGGGCTAATGCAGGACGTATTCTTGTAATCTTGAGACAAGATCCGGAAATAGCAGCTGAAGCAGGAATTTATGCACGCTTCATGATACCGAGCATCTTTGCCTATGGACTACTTGAATGCCAAATTAGGTTTCTACAAGCTCAAAACAATGTTGTCCCTATGATGCTTACTGCAGGAGGCACCGCGCTGCTGCATGTTTTTGGTTGTTGGATTCTTGTGCTCAAATCTGGCCTTGGAAGCAGAGGAGCTGCTCTGGCTAATGCTACATCTTACTGGATTAATGTGTTCTCGTTAGTTGCGTATATTAAGATATCACCTTCCTTCAAAAGTACTTGGACCGGATTCTCAACTGAAGCATTTTCTGATATCCCAAGATATCTTAAACTAGCAGTTCCCTCCGCTCTCATGATATG CTtggagatatggtcgtttgaaatgATGGTTCTGTTGTCTGGTCTTCTTCCTAATCCGAAATTAGAAACCTCAGTTCTTTCCATCAG CCTTAATACATCTGCTATGGTACATATGTTGCCTCAAGGACTAGGTGGAGCTACAAGTGTAAGAGTTTCCAATGAATTGGGAGCTGGACGACCAAAAATAGCTCGTCTTGTAGCGCGTACTGCAACAATCTTAGCTACTACAGAAGGCATTCTAGTAGCTATTGTCATGGTTTCGATCCGTAAAGTCTGGGGCCATTGTTATAGCAATGAAGAAGAAATAGTGAAATATGTTGGGAAAATGTGTTTCTTTTTAGCAGGATCTCACTTCTTAGATGCACATCAATCTATATTTTCAG gTATTGCTAGAGGATGTGGGTGGCAAAAGATAGGTGCATATGTCAATTTGGGAGCCTTTTATCTGTGGGGAATACCAATTGGTATTGTGTTAGCTTTTGTCTATCATGTTGGAGGAAAG GGACTTTGGTTGGGAATCATTCTGGCCATTTCCGCTCAAGTTGTGATTTACTCTGTTGTTATTCTGAGAACAAATTGGGATGAACAG GCAAAGAAAGCAGCAGTTAGGGTGACTCAAGAGTCAACATAG
- the LOC125877817 gene encoding protein DETOXIFICATION 16-like produces the protein MDTQDIECPLIRETVKEEESKNKKNEILEEMKRLLILAGPLMTVNFLIYCLQVISIMFVGHLGELALSGASMATSFASVTGISLMMGMGSALDTLCGQSYGAKQYHMLGIHMQRAMLVLLLASVPVACIWANAGHLLVLFGQDPEISAEAGSYARYMIPTIFAFALLQCHIRFLQAQNNVIPMMFSAGITTLLHIFTCWILVFKSGLGNKGAALANAISYWINLLLLAGYVRISPSCKNTWTGFSKEAFHDIWKYMRLAIPSAVMLCLEIWSFEMMVLLSGLLPNPKLETSVLSISLNTCAMVYMIPLGLSGATSVRVSNELGAGRPQSARLAASTAVLLVATEGVVAAIVLISVRKLWGYCYSTEEEVVGYVAEMLVLLAGSHFLDGIQSVLSGTARGCGWQKIGAVVNLGAYYLFGIPAGVILAFVYHIGGKGLWLGITLALFAQALLLFVVTLQTNWEKEANKASDRVAPELANIEENAE, from the exons ATGGATACACAAGATATTGAGTGTCCATTGATTAGAGAAACTGTAAAGGAAGAAGAGtcaaagaacaagaaaaatgaGATTTTGGAAGAAATGAAGAGGTTATTGATATTAGCAGGGCCTCTTATGACAGttaactttttaatttattgtttacAGGTTATATCTATAATGTTTGTTGGTCATCTTGGAGAGTTAGCTCTTTCTGGTGCTTCAATGGCTACTTCATTTGCCTCTGTAACTGGCATAAGCTTGATG ATGGGAATGGGAAGTGCATTGGACACTTTATGTGGGCAGTCATATGGTGCAAAGCAGTATCATATGCTCGGTATCCATATGCAAAGGGCAATGCTTGTTCTTCTACTGGCTAGTGTTCCTGTGGCCTGCATTTGGGCTAATGCAGGGCATCTTCTCGTATTATTTGGACAAGATCCGGAAATATCAGCTGAAGCAGGAAGTTATGCGCGCTATATGATTCCAACTATTTTCGCCTTTGCACTTCTCCAGTGTCATATTAGATTTCTACAAGCACAAAACAATGTGATCCCCATGATGTTCAGCGCGGGGATCACTACTTTACTGCATATATTCACTTGTTGGATTCTGGTCTTTAAGTCTGGCCTAGGCAACAAGGGTGCTGCTCTTGCTAATGCGATATCCTACTGGATTAATCTCTTGTTGCTAGCGGGATATGTCAGAATATCGCCTTCTTGCAAAAACACTTGGACTGGATTTTCAAAAGAGGCATTTCATGATATATGGAAGTATATGAGACTTGCCATTCCTTCTGCTGTTATGCTCTG CTTAGAGATTTGGTCATTTGAAATGATGGTTCTGTTGTCTGGACTTCTTCCGAATCCAAAGCTAGAGACGTCGGTTCTTTCTATCAG CCTTAATACATGTGCTATGGTATATATGATTCCGTTAGGACTAAGCGGTGCCACGAG TGTAAGAGTTTCAAATGAACTAGGTGCGGGACGACCTCAATCAGCTCGTTTAGCAGCTAGTACTGCAGTATTATTGGTGGCTACAGAAGGGGTTGTTGCAGCAATTGTGTTGATTTCGGTTCGTAAACTGTGGGGCTACTGTTATAGCACCGAGGAAGAAGTAGTCGGATATGTAGCAGAAATGCTAGTCTTGCTAGCAGGATCCCACTTCTTAGATGGTATTCAATCTGTACTTTCAG GTACTGCGCGAGGGTGTGGATGGCAAAAGATCGGGGCAGTAGTCAACTTGGGAGCTTATTACCTTTTCGGAATACCTGCTGGTGTTATATTAGCTTTTGTCTACCATATAGGTGGAAAG GGACTATGGTTGGGTATCACTCTTGCCCTTTTTGCACAAGCACTACTTCTTTTTGTAGTTACTCTGCAGACAAACTGGGAAAAAGAG GCAAATAAAGCATCTGATAGGGTGGCTCCAGAGCTAGCTAACATAGAAGAAAATGCAGAATGA
- the LOC125877820 gene encoding kaempferol 3-O-beta-D-galactosyltransferase-like, whose protein sequence is MSNYHVAVIAFPFATHAGLLYGLVQRLANTLPNVTFTFFSTKISNSSIFNSQNYNYRNTNLKPCDVSDGVPEGHVLGGGLEEIIGLFFKSAKKNIHNAIISAENDSGKKITCVIADAFMWFSSDMAEEFNVSWIPVWTSAAGSLSVHVDTDVIRQNVGIQGIDGREDEILNFIPGISEVRLGNLPGGIVSGDLKSPFSMMLHKMGKTIGKGKAIPINSFEELDPQMVQYLKSKFNNILNVGPFNLTSPPPLANIVDKYDCIEWLNNQEPNSVAYIGFGTVATPPPNELKAMAQALEEKKIPFIWSIKENFMSHFPQGFLENTSEYGKVVPWVPQVQVLEHSAIGVFINHSGWNSVLESIASGVPIICRPFFGDHHLNAWMVEKVWKIGVKIEGGVFTKSGTIDALDLVLSKNRVELKEQIGMYKELALKAVGTSGSSTQNFNKLVEIINSC, encoded by the exons ATGTCTAATTATCATGTTGCTGTTATAGCATTTCCTTTTGCAACACATGCTGGCCTTTTATATGGACTTGTTCAAAGGCTAGCAAATACATTACCAAATGTGACATTCACATTTTTTAGCACAAAAATTTcgaattcttcaatttttaattcacaaaattataattatagaaATACAAATCTTAAGCCCTGTGACGTCTCTGATGGCGTCCCAGAGGGTCACGTGCTCGGAGGTGGTCTCGAGGAGATTATAGGATTATTCTTCAAATCCGCGaagaaaaatattcataatGCTATAATTTCTGCTGAGAATGACTCAGGGAAAAAAATTACATGTGTTATTGCGGACGCGTTTATGTGGTTTTCGAGTGATATGGCTGAAGAGTTTAACGTTAGTTGGATTCCTGTATGGACTTCCGCAGCTGGATCACTCTCTGTTCATGTTGATACCGATGTTATAAGACAAAATGTTGGGATCCAAG GAATTGATGGACGTGaagatgaaattttaaattttattcctGGAATTTCTGAAGTAAGACTTGGTAATTTGCCTGGTGGAATTGTTTCTGGAGACCTAAAATCGCCATTTTCGATGATGCTTCATAAAATGGGAAAAACCATAGGAAAAGGAAAAGCCATACCAATAAATTCATTTGAAGAATTAGACCCTCAAATGGTTCAATATCTCAAGTCTAAATTCAACAATATTCTTAATGTTGGTCCTTTTAATTTAACTTCACCACCCCCCTTAGCAAATATTGTAGACAAATATGATTGTATTGAGTGGCTAAATAATCAAGAACCAAACTCTGTGGCATATATTGGATTTGGTACTGTTGCAACACCACCACCTAATGAGTTAAAAGCTATGGCTCAAGcacttgaagaaaaaaaaattccatttaTTTGGTCAATTAAAGAGAATTTTATGTCACATTTTCCACAAGGGTTCTTGGAAAACACAAGTGAGTATGGTAAAGTTGTACCATGGGTACCACAAGTACAAGTTCTTGAACATAGTGCGATTGGAGTTTTTATAAATCACTCTGGATGGAATTCGGTTCTGGAGAGCATAGCTTCTGGGGTGCCTATAATTTGTAGGCCTTTTTTTGGAGATCATCATTTGAATGCTTGGATGGTTGAGAAAGTTTGGAAAATTGGTGTGAAAATTGAAGGTGGGGTTTTTACAAAAAGTGGTACAATTGATGCACTTGACTTAGTTTTGTCAAAAAATAGAGTGGAATTGAAGGAACAAATTGGAATGTACAAAGAACTTGCTCTAAAGGCTGTTGGAACAAGTGGGAGTTCaactcaaaatttcaacaagtTGGTTGAGATTATCAATTCTTGTTAG
- the LOC125877823 gene encoding pathogenesis-related protein PR-1-like, translating to MNSYYFFAPLLLLSIISTTINGHTQQQSGYVMQTYTNYYNNNNNNLIQQFLAPQNAARSMLRLRPLVWDKKLENYAKWYANQRRYDCQLQHSNGPYGENIFWGGGDGWSPIQAVAAWVGERSSYNYGYNSCSGEEECGHYTQIVWRETRRIGCAKVTCYNGLGVFMTCNYDPPGNYIGERPY from the coding sequence ATGAATTCTTACTATTTTTTTGCCCCTCTTTTGCTACTATCCATTATTTCAACAACCATCAATGGCCACACTCAACAACAAAGTGGCTATGTAATGCAAACATACACAaattattacaacaacaacaacaacaatttgaTTCAACAATTTTTGGCTCCTCAAAATGCAGCTCGTTCAATGCTTAGGCTAAGACCATTAGTATGGGACAAAAAATTGGAGAATTATGCAAAATGGTACGCAAATCAAAGAAGGTATGATTGTCAATTACAACATTCTAATGGACCTTACGGCGAAAATATATTTTGGGGGGGAGGGGATGGTTGGTCGCCAATCCAGGCTGTAGCAGCCTGGGTTGGCGAACGAAGTTCGTACAACTATGGGTACAATAGTTGTAGTGGGGAAGAAGAATGTGGACACTATACACAAATTGTGTGGAGAGAGACTAGAAGAATTGGTTGTGCAAAAGTTACTTGTTATAATGGCTTGGGAGTTTTTATGACTTGCAATTATGATCCTCCTGGTAATTACATTGGTGAAAGACCTTactaa
- the LOC125877822 gene encoding pathogenesis-related protein PR-1-like, with protein sequence MKSLLIFIFLLFFLSSITSIHTLQIPSKSLSPLDQTSLKNLNNETIYKISKQLCWNCLGEAIQFLFHHNLVRATKMELPLTWDSNLENYAKWWASSRREDCRLMHSFEEGYFKLGENIYWGSGNTWTPTDAVNAWADEKKYYDYASNSCVEGQLCGHYTQIVWKSTRKVGCARVICDSGDVFMTCNYFPPGNYIGEKPY encoded by the coding sequence atgaagtctCTATtaatcttcatttttcttctatttttcctttcatcaATCACCTCAATCCACACCCTCCAAATCCCCTCAAAATCATTATCACCACTTGATCAAACAAGTCTAAAAAACCTTAATAATGAAACAATCTACAAAATCTCAAAACAATTATGTTGGAATTGCTTAGGAGAAGCAATTCAATTCTTATTTCATCACAATTTAGTGAGAGCAACAAAAATGGAATTACCCTTAACATGGgattcaaatcttgaaaattatgcaaaatggtgggcaagttcaagaagagaagaTTGTAGACTTATGCATTCATTTGAAGAAGGTTATTTTAAATTAGGTGAAAATATTTATTGGGGTAGTGGAAATACTTGGACTCCAACAGATGCTGTTAATGCTTGGGCtgatgagaaaaaatattatgattatgcatcaaattcttGTGTTGAAGGGCAATTATGTGGGCATTATACACAAATTGTGTGGAAGAGTACTAGGAAAGTTGGATGTGCTAGAGTTATTTGTGATAGTGGTGATGTTTTCATGACTTGTAATTATTTTCCTCCTGGAAATTATATTGGTGAAAAGCCTTATTGA